One Antarctobacter heliothermus DNA segment encodes these proteins:
- a CDS encoding invasion associated locus B family protein yields the protein MKKPLILLSLIASLGAGAGYAQSADGGDPPAGSGLDLGETVQVTPPAAGAADVPEPYLKEVHKDWSVQCLKIADDREICQMYQLLEDEDGTKLADVYIFKVEDAGQAVAAGVFTVPLETLLPAKLTVQVDSRDAKRYDYSFCNSQGCFARVGFLADDIERFKAGSAARVMLVPMLAPEQPVSLSMSLAGFTAAFEQTTAR from the coding sequence ATGAAAAAACCGCTTATCCTTTTGTCGTTGATCGCCTCGCTGGGCGCTGGTGCGGGGTACGCCCAGTCTGCCGATGGCGGCGATCCGCCCGCAGGCTCCGGCCTTGATCTCGGCGAGACGGTTCAAGTGACGCCGCCTGCCGCAGGCGCGGCGGATGTGCCAGAGCCCTACCTCAAGGAGGTTCACAAGGACTGGTCTGTGCAGTGCCTGAAGATCGCCGACGACCGCGAAATCTGCCAGATGTATCAGCTTCTGGAAGATGAAGATGGCACAAAACTGGCCGACGTTTATATCTTCAAGGTAGAAGATGCAGGTCAGGCTGTCGCTGCTGGTGTGTTCACCGTGCCGCTGGAAACCCTGCTTCCGGCCAAGCTGACCGTTCAGGTCGATTCCCGTGACGCAAAGCGGTATGACTATTCGTTCTGCAACTCGCAAGGGTGTTTCGCCCGCGTCGGTTTTCTTGCCGACGACATCGAACGGTTCAAGGCGGGCAGTGCAGCACGCGTGATGCTGGTCCCGATGCTGGCCCCCGAACAGCCTGTCAGCCTGTCAATGTCGCTGGCTGGTTTCACCGCTGCGTTCGAACAGACCACCGCGCGCTGA
- a CDS encoding helicase HerA-like domain-containing protein: MGNGVFVGGAGPDYGEKQYLDLGYANRHGLVAGATGTGKTVTLQILTEGFSAAGVPVFLADVKGDLSGLAIAGRDTHKLHSPFMDRNATIGFDTFAYDAFPVCFWDLFGEQGHPVRTTVTEMGPLMLSRLMDLSEAQEGILNIAFRLSDEEGLPLLDLDDLRSMLAWMGEHRKDLSLRYGNISVASIGAIQRRLLVLENEGGGGMFGEPALDLADLMQRAPDGRGMINILAADKLMHSPRLYATFLLWLLSELFEELPEVGDPDKPRLVFFFDEAHLLFDGAPKALIDKVEQVARLIRSKGVGVYFVTQSPDDIPEDILGQLGNRVQHALRAFTARDRRALRLAAETYRDNPALDIEQAIRTVGVGEAVTSFLERKGAPGMAQRTLIRPPSSQLGPITPAERRAILGASPQAGKYDTPVDRDSAHEILRARAENAAKAAEQAERAEEEAEAQAREHSAGRRYSGTRVSRSTSKPVRRGKSFGEAMGDMVMKELTGTTGRRIVRGVLGGLFRGR, encoded by the coding sequence ATGGGGAACGGAGTTTTCGTTGGCGGCGCCGGACCGGACTATGGCGAAAAACAATATCTCGATCTGGGATACGCCAACCGACACGGGCTGGTGGCGGGGGCCACGGGCACCGGCAAGACGGTCACGTTGCAGATCCTCACAGAGGGGTTTTCGGCTGCTGGCGTCCCGGTCTTTCTGGCCGATGTAAAGGGCGATTTGTCCGGTCTGGCCATCGCGGGGCGCGACACGCACAAACTGCACAGCCCGTTCATGGACCGTAACGCGACCATCGGTTTCGACACCTTTGCCTATGACGCCTTTCCGGTCTGTTTCTGGGATCTGTTTGGTGAGCAGGGCCATCCGGTGCGCACCACGGTGACAGAGATGGGACCGCTGATGCTGTCGCGGCTAATGGACCTGTCCGAGGCGCAGGAGGGCATCCTGAACATAGCGTTCCGCCTGAGTGACGAAGAGGGCCTGCCGCTGCTTGATCTGGATGATCTGCGCTCGATGTTGGCCTGGATGGGGGAACATCGCAAGGATCTGTCGCTGCGCTATGGCAACATCTCCGTGGCCTCGATCGGGGCGATCCAACGGCGACTGTTGGTGCTGGAAAACGAAGGCGGCGGGGGGATGTTTGGTGAACCCGCGCTGGATCTGGCCGATTTGATGCAACGCGCGCCGGACGGGCGGGGCATGATCAATATCTTGGCCGCAGACAAACTGATGCACAGTCCGCGCCTGTATGCGACCTTTCTATTGTGGCTGCTGTCAGAGTTGTTCGAAGAACTGCCAGAGGTGGGCGACCCGGACAAACCTCGATTGGTGTTCTTCTTTGATGAGGCGCATCTGCTGTTTGACGGTGCGCCCAAGGCGTTGATCGACAAGGTCGAACAGGTGGCGCGTCTGATCCGCTCCAAAGGGGTTGGCGTTTATTTCGTCACCCAATCCCCCGATGACATCCCCGAGGACATTCTTGGCCAGCTGGGTAATCGGGTCCAACATGCGCTGCGCGCCTTTACTGCGCGCGACAGGCGCGCCCTGCGGTTGGCCGCCGAAACCTATCGAGACAACCCGGCGCTGGACATCGAACAGGCCATCCGCACGGTCGGCGTAGGAGAGGCAGTAACATCGTTTCTGGAACGCAAGGGCGCGCCCGGCATGGCGCAGCGCACACTGATCCGCCCACCATCGTCGCAGTTGGGCCCGATCACACCGGCGGAACGGCGCGCCATTCTGGGTGCCTCGCCGCAGGCCGGGAAATACGACACGCCCGTGGACCGCGACTCGGCCCATGAGATCCTGCGCGCACGCGCCGAAAATGCCGCCAAGGCCGCTGAACAGGCCGAACGCGCCGAAGAAGAGGCAGAGGCGCAGGCCCGCGAGCACAGTGCAGGACGGCGCTATTCAGGCACACGGGTCAGCCGGTCTACGTCCAAGCCGGTTCGACGCGGCAAAAGCTTTGGCGAGGCGATGGGCGACATGGTGATGAAAGAACTGACCGGCACCACTGGCCGCCGCATCGTGCGTGGTGTTCTAGGCGGGTTGTTCCGAGGCCGGTGA
- a CDS encoding Rrf2 family transcriptional regulator: MRLTSFTDFGLRVLMRMAGTPDRAFTTAELAQEFAISRNHLAKVISALAAAGYLETRRGGGGGAVLSHLPEDIRLGDVVADLEAGQSIVECFLPDGGSCTLMPQCRLKSRLAKAEKAFIADLNKSTLADCLYRPAPAD, from the coding sequence TTGCGCCTCACGTCATTTACCGATTTCGGCCTTCGGGTGCTCATGCGGATGGCGGGAACACCTGATCGGGCTTTTACCACAGCGGAACTGGCCCAGGAATTTGCGATCTCGCGCAATCATCTGGCCAAGGTCATTTCAGCCCTTGCTGCGGCGGGGTATCTGGAAACGCGCCGGGGCGGAGGCGGCGGCGCGGTTCTGTCACACCTGCCGGAGGATATCCGCCTTGGCGATGTGGTCGCCGATCTGGAAGCCGGTCAATCAATTGTGGAATGTTTCCTGCCCGATGGGGGCTCCTGCACCTTAATGCCGCAATGCCGTCTAAAGTCCCGCCTGGCGAAGGCGGAAAAGGCCTTTATTGCGGATTTGAACAAAAGCACGCTTGCTGATTGCCTGTACCGACCCGCTCCGGCCGACTAA
- a CDS encoding YbaN family protein → MLTNLHRWPARSFWFLTGGLALLLGAVGAVLPILPTTPFVILSAFAFGKSCPRLQVWLESRPVFGPAITDWRTHGAIAPRYKAISVLMMAGALGLGLASALPLAIKLLQAVLVAAGAWFFLSRPNPLGCSTTCLTIRRRPPADR, encoded by the coding sequence ATGCTCACCAACCTTCATCGCTGGCCGGCCAGATCCTTTTGGTTCCTCACCGGGGGACTTGCATTGCTCTTGGGTGCTGTGGGCGCGGTACTGCCTATCCTGCCAACGACGCCCTTTGTCATCCTGTCCGCCTTTGCCTTCGGCAAAAGCTGTCCACGATTGCAAGTGTGGTTGGAAAGTCGCCCGGTCTTTGGTCCTGCGATCACCGATTGGCGCACCCACGGTGCGATTGCACCGCGCTACAAGGCGATTTCGGTCTTAATGATGGCAGGAGCGCTTGGCCTTGGTCTTGCTTCGGCCTTGCCCTTGGCGATCAAGTTGCTGCAAGCCGTGCTGGTCGCGGCGGGTGCGTGGTTCTTCCTCAGTCGGCCCAATCCCCTTGGTTGTAGCACAACCTGTCTGACCATCCGCCGAAGACCGCCCGCTGATCGGTAA